AGGGAAATCCATTGGTCATAAACCAGTACCACCTGCCGTACGCACCAATTCAAGGTCAATAGCATTAGTCATATGGTGAAGACCAGTGATAACGAAAGGCGCATAGAAGGCACCAAAGATTGGCACCTTTGAAAAAATAATAGTTGTATATTTTTTTGCCAACAAGTAAGGATGAGATGAAAAAATATCAGATTGTTTATAAAGATTTAGAAAAAGCTATCCACTGTCAAAAGTATCAAGTTGGTGACTTCCTGCCAACCGAGCAAGAATTAGTAGAAACTTTCAAAGTCAGTCGATACACCATACGAAAGGTATTGTCTTTACTCGTTGAATAAGGTCTGGTTAAAAAGATTCATGGGGCAGGTTCTCAAGTTATTAGTCAAGAACAAGTGAACTTCCCTGTATCTGACTTAACCAGTTACCAAGAACTCATAGAACAACAAGGCCTTAAATCACAAACTAACATTATCTCTCTAGACAAAATCATCGTTGACATCATTCTCTCAGAGAAAACGGGATTTTCAAGAAGCCAACAGGTTTGGTGTCTTATTCGGCAAAGGATAGTTGATGGCTGTGCCTCTGTTGTTGATATTGATTACCTTGATGTGAGACTTATGCCTCAACTCAACCGCAGCATCGCTGAGAACTCCATCTATGATTATCTTGAAAATCAGCTCCACCTTAGCATTTCTCATGCCTTTAAAGAAATCACCATTGACAACACTAGCGAGCAAGACAAAATCCTCATCGATATCGGTAAAGATCATCACGTCGTCTGCATACGCTCAAAAGTTTATCTGAATAATGGAAATCAGTTCCAGTTCACTGAAAGCCGACATAAACTTGAAAAGTTCAAATTTGTCTATTATGCCAAGCGTCATCACTGAAGGTAAAGACCCGACCAACATAAAAAGTATCGGACACATAAACGTCCGATACTTTTTAGTTTTTACGAATAGGATCCGCTAAATACTCCGCACGAGCACCACCAATCAACTTAGGGCGACTCGCCAAAGCAGTCACATGGGCACCTCCTAATTCTGAAGTAAGAGGGCGAAGAGGAACCTGAACCCTTTTCACATGCATACCAATAGACGTATCCCCAATATCAATACCAGCCTGAGTCAATATCTCTTCTACCTCAACAGGATCCTCCATGTAATCAAAAGCAGCCAACTGACCACTCCCACCAGCATGCAGAGTTGGAAGCACATTGACAATTTCCAAATCTTTAGCCAAAGCAAGCTCACGCTCAACAACTAAAGCCCGATTCAAATGTTCACAGCCTTGTACAGCCAAGTAAATTCCTTTAGGTTCCAAAACCTCAAGAATAGTTTTTACAATTCGTTGACCAATTTCACGACTAGAAGCTTTTCCGATAATTCCACCAACAACCTCACTGGAAGATAAACCTAATACAAATATGGCTCCAGATCCAATTGCCGAACGCTCAACAATGTCTTCAACAAGTACACGTGTTTTCTCTTCTAAATCTAGCAACATCACAGACCTCCTTTAAACAACAGCTGTATTCAAGATTCGAACAATAAGATAGTACAAAATCATAAAAAAGATAAGGAAAAACAGCCCTAACAGTAGCAGCTGCATACGACGCTTATTACTTAGATCCCATGTAAAACCAAATCCCATCAAAAAAGGACCAAAACTATAGCTAAGCATAAACCATAGGTCTGCACGCTCTATATGCCAAAAAGAAGAAATAAAAGCCACAAGACCTATTAAGGATAGAATCCAAGAAAAAGTCCAACGATCTGATTTAGCCAATACTAAACCGATTAAGAAGCATCCCAAAGCAGGCATGATAATAAATGATAGGGTCATAAAATAAAACATGCCATTATTATAGCATGTTTTATAGATTCATGTTAGTGGCGGTTAATAACACCATAAGCAAAAATGAAGGCAATAGCAGCAATACCAACAACAATGGCCATGATGCTCCAAAAAATGGTCATAGCACGGTGTCCCTTGCGATTGTTGAAAGGAAAGCCCCAACCAATAATGATAACACCAAGCAAGCCAAGCCATATTTTATAAGTGATAACAATCGTCCCATCAAAATAAGCAAAAGCAACCAAACCTAGGCCTAGTAAGGAAATCAAATAGGACCACTTCCCCTTCAAAAATGAAGGCAAGGCCCAACCAAATAACAATAAACCAAGTAGAGCAAGAGCTCCACCACCAAAAAATACAGGTACAATATAATTATCAAACATATTCATATTATAGCATATCTTAAAAAGTTAGGAAATAGGTCCTATTATCTTAAAAGGGCTATCTCTTAAATAAAGTCCAGATAGAAGATTAGTCTTTGTTTATCTATCGACAAAGACTTTCTCATTATTCTGCTACAAAAAACGAGGTCCCCTTCGGATCTTATTGCCATTTATTTAAACCTTGAATATACAATATAAGTGCACAATAAAAACTCATAAGATTTTCTAGTAAAACAGAATTGAACGAACTAGTTACGAAAGGAAGTCTTATGAGCTACCATCACTTTACCATAGAAGAGCGTGAAAGTATTCTCGTTTACCGTACGCAAGACCTAAATTTGTCTCAAATTGCTAAGTTACTTCATCGTTATCCCTCTAGTATTAGTCGTGAGTGGAAGCGACATCTAAGAGAAGGAAACTATTCACCATGTCATGCACAGAAATCCTACTATATTGCTAAATCACACTTTGGGCGGAAACGGATACTTGAAATAGATCGCAATTTAAGCAATACCGTCCGTCAAACATCTATTTCTCGAGTATCAATGGTCTCCTGAAGAAATAGAAGGTCGGTTGAGATTAGAGTATGGAAAAGCTGTTATTAGTTATCAAACAAGTTATAGAGCCATTTACAAAGAACATTTTGATAACAACTCACTATCTCATGGTGCTCGTGGTTGTCATTCGCAAGCTCCGCCATCGTGGCAAAAAGCGTCATACAAAAGGTTATGTCGAAAATAGAGGGAAAATCTATATATCTCATACAATTCAAGAAAGACCCAAAGATGCTAATAACCGAACTAGAATAGGAGATTGGGAAGCCGATACTGTTGCAGGTAAAACTGGAAAATCTTGTTTAGTGACTCTAACTGACCGTTATTATCGTTTTCTAAAAATCCAGAAGGTAGCTGTCAAGAAAAGTAAGTTGGTAATAGAAGCTATGGTAAAAATGCTAGAACCCTTGACCAAGCATACTGTGACTCCTGATAGAGGGAAAGAGTGTCCCTATCATCAGAAGTTGTGTGATCAATTAAAAATTTAAGTCTATTTTCCTGATCCCCATGCTCCATGGCAACGAGGGACTAATGAGAATACGAATGGACTACTAAGAGAACATTTTCCCAAAGAGAGTGATGTAACATTGGTTAATGATCAGATTATTCAGCTGTGGAAGAACAAACTTAATAATAGCCCACAAAAATATCTTAACTGGAAAACACCTTATGAAGTATTTTATGGGGAAAGTATGCACTTAATTTGACAATTCAAGATATGAAAAAACAAGATCCTTTCTGGATCTTGTTTTTACAGTCTAATTAAGCTTTGTTCGCTGAATATAATTTAAATATTCTTGGTTCTTCCTTAAGCATCTTAATTCCCATTATTAAAGGATTCTTAATTATTAGTAATATAACTTAGTATCACTAAAATTCTTCATGTTTCCTCAAAATTGGGGGCCAATTCGGGGCAAGAATCCTAGTTATGGATACTTCATTTCTTAAGACCTGGTTTAAAAAGTCTATATTTTATACTAAAAACTTATATTAAATTTGATTATCTTTTCATAAGTTGATAAATGTCGATATATCCTGTATTTACAAGGGGTATCGGCATTTTCTTTTTGAAAGATACTTTGCATAAACTGGCATTTATCTGTATAAGACTGCCATCAAAAGTAGTAAATAAGTAGTAAACTCTAGCCACACCACTAAGCAGATAACCGTTCCATTTCAGCTCTTGCGGAACTAAATGAAGCATGAGCATAATAGCCGAGCGTCATAGTAATGTTTTTATGCCCCATAATATATTGCAATATATTAGGACTCATTCCTTTGTTCGCCATATTCGTACAGAATGTATGCCTAAAGGTGTGTGGTGTAATCTTTGGTAGCTTGTCCTCGTGGGTTTTGTTATACTTTTTGACTAAACTTTTTAACATACTTTGATAATTAGTTGCTTGCTTTGGCAACCCATCACGTTTAAGGAATAAGAAGTTCTGGTAACCGTCAATGACAATTGGTTCAGCTTTGGCTTTCTTACGACGTTCTACTACACGCTTAACAGCTTGATAAGCTCTTTCAGTCATTGGGATTTCTCGCTTACCTTGTGCGGTCTTTGGAACTTCTACATAATAGCCAATATTAGTATCACTCAATAATTGATGGTCAACCATAATGGCTTTATTTTTCATATCCAAATCTAAAGTCAAACCGCATAATTCAGAAATACGAAGTCCTGTTTCTAAGAGGATAACGACATCATCATAATATTTACAATAAGTCTTATCGCTTTCCATAAACGATAATAAGTCCATTTCCTGTTCTGGTGTTAGAGCGATTTTTGGTTCTGTTTTATCTTCCAATACATCGCTTAACTGAAAATCAAATGGATTCTTCCTAATACAGTCGTCTTGAATTGCCATAAAAAATGACGCTTTGAGTGAACGCTTATAATTGTCAATTGATTTATAAGCACACCCATCTTCACTCATTCGAATAGCCCAGCTCTTAGCGTCTGACAATTTAACCATATCAATACTTTTAGCACCTAGTGGGTCATTGTTCAGAATCTTCATAAGATAATGGCGTCCTTTTTTAGTGTTAAGTCGGATATTCTTTCTTAGTCCATTCTTCTTAGCGTATAGCTGGCAAACTGTCATTTTCTTACCAATAGTATCAATACTATCATCAAGGTCGTTTTGTATTTGTTTTTCTTTTTCCCTTAATGAAATATCATCACGTTTCCCCTTTGGAGTTTTATCGGTAGGTACAAGTTTCCAAGCGTAAACAAATTGTGACTTACCAAATGAATCTACATACTTATATGCGTATCTTCCATCTTTTCTCTGGCTCTCTCCAGTTCTTAAAATTCTATCTTTATTATCTCGTCTTTTTTCATTTGACATGATAAGAAGCTCCTCTCAATAACCGAATTGAGCTTGATACGTCATATGAATATTATAACATATATAAGGCTCAATTTCATTAGATAACGTCAAGTGTATCAACGATTTTCTCAAATTGTTTTCTCTTTATTTGAATACGATTGCCATTCATAATGACCCAGCCAGAATCAAGATTTTCATCAGCCAGCTTACGCAATTTTTTCTCTCCAATGCGAAAGTATTTTGACGCTTCTTCAATTGTCAATGTGTATTTTTCCCAAATAGGTACATCAGTATTGTTCATAAAATATATCACTCCTTTCTATGTTTGTAGTTCGAAAGTAGATAGATGGCTTTGGCAAGCTCCACTGGTATTTCAACCAATCCCATTCTTGTGGGCAGAACCGTATCATACGGGTGTATCATTATACTGTGGTGCAGGTTACGGCAAAACAACCATTCCAAAGGTCATTCTCAAATCACTATATGGTCGCTCTCTTAATTAAGGTCATGGCGTATAGTATTTGTTGGCTATCTGTATCACAAACGTATCTGTCTACTTTATTCAGTTGTCAAAGAACACTCGGCATTGATTTGCCTATTAAAGATCACAATAGTTTGTGGGCTTTGATAGGCAAACAATTAATAATTCCCCATGTACCAAACTAATTGATACATGGAGAGAGGGCGAGATTAAGATAAATCAAATTTCAAAATAGCAGTGATTAGTTTTGTCTCCAGCATTCGCTTTGTTTCTTCCTCTACATGAATATAAGGATTACCGTATTCATCAAATAAAGTTTTTTGTGAGAGGCGAATGGTGTAATGTTCAAAATGCTTAAGTATTTCATTTATTGCATTTACATCACCATGGACAGCAAGCAAAATCACTGTAAAGGATAATACTTCCTTAGTAGGTTTCATTTCAATGTTCCTCCATGAGCTCTTTCAACTCTTTTAGTGCATTTGTTTTGTGATAATGCACGGTGCTTTCAGCCAGCTCCATTAGTGTAGCAATATCAGCGTTTGTCATACTAAGGAAAAATGAAAGAAGAATTATATCCTGTTTTCTTTTTGTGAGTTTACCGATCGCTTGAGCTATCAATACATCTTCAATGCGTATGTCATAGTTATACGAAGCCATTATGATATAGTTTGAATCGTAATCATCAAAAATACTTAGTTGACTTAGTTCAGCCATTGTTAATGCTTCAAGAGATATCAGACGTTCATTGCGACGTTTGTTTTCGTCATAGATATCTCTAGCAAAATTACGCATGACTGTTTTTCAAAAGCTATCAAATTGATGTTCAATAGTCTTTTCATAATTAGAAATAGTTACCATAAGAATCCACCCCCTTTCCGTTTGCAAGTGATTAATTAACCTTGCTTATTCCTATCACGGTGGAAAGGGGGGGAATCTTCGATAAAAACAAAAAAATACACACTTTTACCTCATGGCAAAAATGCGTATTCTTTCTATATCTATATTTAATTGTTAGTTTTCTTTTTTTATCCCCTAACCAAAACATAACAGCACCTCTATAAAAGCTACCGCTGTTTTGGAAAAATTAACAAATTAAGAAAAAACAGATTACAATAGAAACTTCATGAAAAGCTACTTACAAAGCGGTAGTTTTTTTTTATTGCTTTGTAAGTTTCATTAGTTATTGTAATCTGTAAATAATTTTTAGTATATTATTATTTTTTGACTTTCATTAATCTTAATCCATTTAATGTAACTAGTAATGTGGCACCCATATCTGCTACAATTGCAATCCATAATGTTAACCAACCCGGAAGCACTAATAGCAATGCCAATAACTTGATTCCAAGAGAAAATGTTATATTCTGTTTGATGATTTTTAATGTCTTTCGACTAAGATTTACAATGAATGGTAATTTCTTTAAGTCATCTCCCATTAAGGCAACATCAGCTGTTTCTAAAGCAGTGTCAGTTCCAGCTCCCCCCATTGCTATTCCTACAGTAGAAGCAGCTAAGGCAGGGGCGTCATTTACACCATCTCCAATCATAGCGACTTTGCCGTATGTTTGTTTTAATTCTTTAATGTAAGTAAGTTTATCTTCTGGCATTAACTCTGCTTTTATATCAGAAACACCAATTTCTTTACCTATAAACTGTGCTGTGTCATTATTATCTCCTGTTAGCATAATAGTGTGAGCAATCCCTAATTTATGAAGTTGCGCAATAACTTCTTTACTAGATTCCCTAACTTCATCAGCCACAGCTATGATTGCTAAAATATTTGATTCTGTTCCAAATAGCATAGCTGTTTTTCCTTGCTTTTGTAATGATTGGTATGTTTGAGATATACTTTGAGATTTTTCTAAACTAGATTCAAAAAGTTTTGAGCTACCAATGTAATAGGTTATACCATCTACATCACCCTTAACACCTTTACCAGTGATTGATGAAAAATTATCAATTTCTATTGACTTGTAATCGACATTATCAATCATAGCTTTTGAAATGATTGCAGAGGCAAGAGGGTGTTGTGACAAGGTTTCTAAAGCTGTAATAATTGAAAGTGATTTCTGTTCGTCCATATGTTGAGAATAAGGAATAAAATCAGTTACAACTGGTTTTCCTTTCGTCAATGTACCTG
This region of Streptococcus thermophilus genomic DNA includes:
- a CDS encoding excisionase, which gives rise to MNNTDVPIWEKYTLTIEEASKYFRIGEKKLRKLADENLDSGWVIMNGNRIQIKRKQFEKIVDTLDVI
- a CDS encoding TIGR01440 family protein — its product is MLLDLEEKTRVLVEDIVERSAIGSGAIFVLGLSSSEVVGGIIGKASSREIGQRIVKTILEVLEPKGIYLAVQGCEHLNRALVVERELALAKDLEIVNVLPTLHAGGSGQLAAFDYMEDPVEVEEILTQAGIDIGDTSIGMHVKRVQVPLRPLTSELGGAHVTALASRPKLIGGARAEYLADPIRKN
- a CDS encoding RNA polymerase sigma factor produces the protein MRNFARDIYDENKRRNERLISLEALTMAELSQLSIFDDYDSNYIIMASYNYDIRIEDVLIAQAIGKLTKRKQDIILLSFFLSMTNADIATLMELAESTVHYHKTNALKELKELMEEH
- a CDS encoding helix-turn-helix domain-containing protein, coding for MKPTKEVLSFTVILLAVHGDVNAINEILKHFEHYTIRLSQKTLFDEYGNPYIHVEEETKRMLETKLITAILKFDLS
- a CDS encoding tyrosine-type recombinase/integrase yields the protein MSNEKRRDNKDRILRTGESQRKDGRYAYKYVDSFGKSQFVYAWKLVPTDKTPKGKRDDISLREKEKQIQNDLDDSIDTIGKKMTVCQLYAKKNGLRKNIRLNTKKGRHYLMKILNNDPLGAKSIDMVKLSDAKSWAIRMSEDGCAYKSIDNYKRSLKASFFMAIQDDCIRKNPFDFQLSDVLEDKTEPKIALTPEQEMDLLSFMESDKTYCKYYDDVVILLETGLRISELCGLTLDLDMKNKAIMVDHQLLSDTNIGYYVEVPKTAQGKREIPMTERAYQAVKRVVERRKKAKAEPIVIDGYQNFLFLKRDGLPKQATNYQSMLKSLVKKYNKTHEDKLPKITPHTFRHTFCTNMANKGMSPNILQYIMGHKNITMTLGYYAHASFSSARAEMERLSA